In Erigeron canadensis isolate Cc75 chromosome 8, C_canadensis_v1, whole genome shotgun sequence, the DNA window tacatagttttttggcttttgtattttctttctattggttcatcgtataccccccatcactatttagattttgtcattttggatcccgtttggggttttttcttggtgttcatcattgTTTTTTGGCTTCTgtgttctgaattaatatattggaaacttttacacaaaatttaatttttcctttgttattctattttcgttaaggttatttatcttttggtttttcttggttttttgatatcttttttttgcgtatatgatctcttttattggttcatcatataccccgcatcactatttagattctgacattacggatcccattttgagttttttctttcgttttttttttggcatggttatcaatagtcaccatgcttattaaaacttgacacgttGCATCGgctataaagtgacacatcgcacgtttcctatagtttggattttgccacataGCATCCTGTTCGTattttgtcacgtctttttcttttttagttttgtttttccttttcggattttttattacgggttacttcttttgtttttttcacactttttaattgtcattcaatcttattgtgatacaccccgtaccactacttgcattttgctatatcgcatccacctaatatctgaattaatatattaatatatttgtcatatcacatcccgttcaggtttctactacgggttacgttttgttttcttgcatacttttaaacaaacatattaatgacaaaattatttctattaaGCTGTCGAAAATTCAcgacatatatactaaaataacgaaccgtttcaacaaaggaattgagaccccgcaacgcggggtccaaaattttctagttgAAAATTATTTACTGTATGTGACAAaacaaaatagaagaaaaaaaatattcataattactgaattatttatttaattaactattACGAGGGATGTTATAaaattgtattttaaaaaataattattatttagtcatattttcaactttcattcgattatattttgttttgtagaACTAAAAATGCGGTTCCATAAGGATTTGTTGCATAGTATAACCTCTATAAaataatactcgataaattaataacctcgataaaatcaaaaatttgtCCAGACCCAACTTAGTACAAAGTTGGActccaatcaataaaataataagataatgatTTCTAAAATATACCAAAATCCTAATCTTGTCTAGTATATAATGAATCTATACtcaatattttttaaacttcaaatctatattgattttaactttaaaatctCTCAATCGTAATTTAAAGTTGAGACATTGTCTTCTcatattataacaaaaattagTGAAGCGTTGTTGAGGATTGCAATGAATCTTTCCGAGTGATGGGTTTCAAAGCTACCGAATCATCTTCAAGTTCGTTATACATGAACCTCTTTAAAttgataatcattaatttatcgatataataatatctcattaaattaataaaatattccaatcccattattattaatttacagAGGTTttactatatatgttttttatttttctattatctAAATATTTTACCTGAGAACTATTCATTTGAAAACcaacttttataaaaactaaaaaattgaaCAAAACACACTGTAATCTAAacctaacacaatgtgttttctaaaaacacatgttaagtttcaaatcaaagtGTGCTTTTAATAGCACGTAAAAACCAGAAAACTAGTCAAATATAGTGTGATTTGAAAtttaacacaatatgttttCATAAAACAACGTGTTTTAGTCACTTTATATTACCTATTACTCccttaaatataaatttattattatagttaattaatttgtgGTTCTTATATTTATTCTATTGTTGATTTGTAACGTTCAAAGCATTTGTAGGCTTTTGCTTTTATATAGAGTTTTCATATGTAAAATAGACTTTGATCCATTTCTATTacaataattatttttcaaacccatacataacataatatatctatatatctatactctatattaaagaaaatattcctatgttgaaagttacatggggaaatatctaaaataccctcatatgtaatattttcacttacaaggctacaaccctttaaaatattttcacatacactattttcttaacattaataattaaattacactatcatcctttatttttctaaaatattttcattaaccttttaaatcaattacttttatatgaattatctacggcactcgacgtcgcatccaccaccaacactcgcctccaccaccataCCGTCgtcgtcacgaccaccgccgcatcgcgtgggtacaatgctagtattaataaacaaactaatctatcctcttttcaactctttatctttaaaataccattaattttcaacacattcctaactcgcacactaaatctaccaaatatattcttaaaatgttttacacccatatttatccaaattatctatctcctttattaattaatttagataATTCCatctaatatctctataatattcttaataaagttatttacaaaagatatatttcttaaccataaaataactacactactgtcaattagttttatattaataactacatcgttaccaccaccgccattaGCACCACCAGTTGCCGTCattgccgccgcattgcgtgggtaccatctcgtcatatatatagggggatgagaatataaaaaTCAGAGGCAGTACCAGGAAAAAATCTCAGGGGAGCCAAAAATAAAtgtgaaataaaaatataaaaggagtcaaaatgttaaaaacctaaaaaaaataaaaaaattaaatcgatgaaaattttgaaaatacataacaaatctaaattttgaggggACATTTGCCCCCTTGCCCCCCATTTGATACCGCCCctgtatgaggctgttaggtacctcatacctaagcttaggtacgtaacaaaattatattatcatccccatatatataatatatatagatatatatatatatcagataacaataacaataaacttACAAGTATTATAATTACAATGGGTATGTTTGGCATGAAGTTTTTAGGAGCTTTAAGCTTAAAgcttttattaaaaagtttttacctaataaaaaatcttgtttaattgaAGGAGCTAGAAGCTGTTAGATCATGCTAAAAAGCTCCGATTCTTAACGCTACTAATGTTAGCGTTTCACAAAAGCTGCAAACTTTTACCTTGTAAAGTTACTTAAATAACCTCCTCTTAATTCGCTTAGATAATTGCTATAACAATATCACGTGAGATTTATGCACAGGATCATGACATATATTTTTCACTTGGCACATGCGTTAATGGAAATGAGAATATATACGGCACAACTTGCAAATGACTACAGTCTACAGCACAAtcgattttgttttttatttttattttgtaattgtatttggTTTTAAGTATTACACATTTTTACTCGTATGtatcatatatacacatatgtgcATGTATATACGTAGAAAAcaagttttttatatatgtattatataggaattaaattatgttttttctatgtatttaaaaattataacgtattttcatacacacataaCAATATTATCTTTAGtgctaaacttttttttatttttacttatgtCTATTCTTGtcattttaaacattttgttaaaaGCTACAGCTAGTTTGccaaacacataaatatatctaaaaagctTTAGCTACCAGCTTTCAGTTACAGCTTTCAGCTACCAGctagttttgccaaacatacccaatATTTAAATGAAGAATGGTTGATCACATTGAGCCATTGAGGTAAAAAACCAAAACATATACATTTGCTATCGAGTGACTTCGCTTAATtgtgttaaacacttaaataaaactttatacCAACGGTATTTCCCTTTACCTTTTTTCTACACATTACGCTGCAACAAATATCCACAACCACACAAAACTACAATATACATGACAATGAGGAGCAAATGTCATCTTGGACCAGAAAGCTCCATTGCTTCGGCTACAAGTGAAGTTTCTTCAATGTAATCTGAATATCTTTGTGGAATACTTTCTAAACCCTGAAATCGTGGGGTTTCAACACTTTGTGATGCTTCCCATCTTTCCACTAACCCTTCTCCTTCCAACATTCTTAATACTTCTGACATCTTTGGACGATAACCGGGGCTAAACTGAGTACACAACAGTGCAACTTGAACCATTTCTTGCAACTCGACCCTGTCATATTCATTTTGCAGTGCTTTATCCACCATTAGGTTTAGTTTCCCTTCTAGATGGAGCTTCTTTACCTGTCAAAAAGGAACTACATTACTTATCTATGTTGTCGATAAAGTCTGTTAAGCCCCCTTATGACTTATATGTGCAAGATTACTAGGTCGCcagtttgacccatttacttatctATGTATCATTTGTAACCTGTCCAAGGATATCAATAAGAGTAGTTGAAAAAAAACATTGTCAACTGGGTCACCTGAATGTATTTCTATTATGCATACAATCTGTAGAATGATTATATTCAAAAGATAAGATTATTACTGAAACTACATAAATTATTATGCCAGACTAGACATACtaaatgtttataaaaatttctATAATTTTAAGCAAAAAGTAACCTAAGGCAACCTGTCTTGACCTGTGTCAAGATTACACAATTTGACATAAACCAGTTTCAACCCAACACCTCATTTGATGACCCGCCCATTTTGTCAACTCTAGTAATAAATGAGGTTTTAGGCTAGAAGAGTACCCAGTCTAGCATTATGCCTTTCTGGTTGGCAGCCCTTCCAAAGTCCAAAGCTTTTTGTCCAGTAATTAGTTCAAGAAGGAGAATCCCGAAACCAAAAACATCAGTTTTGTCTGAAGATTGGCCAGTTGAGAGATACTCAGGGGCAATGTGGCCCACGGTGCCACGAACAGCTGTGGTAACATGAGAATCACGGTGGTCTAATAGCTTTGCCAGCCCGAAATCACCAACAACAGCCTCAAAATCTTCATCCAAAAGTATGTTTGCTGCTTTAACATCACGATGTATGATTTTCGGGTCACACTGCTCATGCAAATACAGCAAACCCCGTGCCGTTCCTAAAGCAATACTCTTTCTCCTCAACCAGTCCAAAACGGGCCTTCCCTGGATATTATCTGCTACAAACATTTACAAAGATTGTTAATAGTATTACTCTTCTAAATCAGCAATCCAGGTAACAAGATTTCTAAGTTCAGAGGAACCATTTATCAAAAGGTACGCTTTTGACTCTTGATTCACAATAGTTGGTACCTTCAGATCATATTCGATACTGAAGTGAATTAGGATACTCTTTAGAACACTAGATGATACAATCAAGAACTTTTTGTCTTATTCAAAGTTATGTAGATGGCAAAATGGGCTGGTGTGTCAAATATGCTATTGTTGTCTTGTTGGTACAGCCTGAAATGGGTTTTTTGGGTTGAATGATTAGTTGGTTACCTCGAAAAGTTTGTGTCCAATATGATCGCATAGTTTTTAGCATCTACTATGTGTATCCAGTGTTGTAAATATCGGATTTATCGGCCGATATATCGGTTATCGGCCCTTCACCGATAAGAAAAATGACTTATCGGGCAATTTATCATTTTGGTCAAACTCGGCACTTATCGGTCAATATCGGCACTTATCGGTCAATATCGGTCAAAAAAAATtgaccactttttttttaaaaaaaactgggtttttatcaaatattagggTTTATTACTTTCTTTGATTCAATTTTTTCTAGctaacttttaattaattctttaataatcttttaatttctagttgtaaattgtaattactTTCTTTACTACTGTTTTTCCCTTTTGAATATAGTCTATAGATACTTAAATTTTGAAACtttaattgtaattattttttttctacagttttatattctaattattgattattgatgtattgcattacaaattgtatatattgttagtatatatacaaattttagataaattccTTTACATTTTAGGGTATCCGATATATCCCAGATATATCCTATTTATCGCTTATCGGGGGTCGGCCGATAATAAACTGAtaaccgatatttacaaccttgtgtgtatctaatttttttttaatagattaatATAGGAGGCTTTATGCATTGAAAACACACATAGGGTCATAGGAAGCCATCTACCAGTTAGACCCAATCAGTTTGAGCTATTAGGTTATTATATCGTCTTATCCAGTTAGTGATGAACATTATCCAAATGAATCCATTCAAAACTAAGAGGTCCAAGACTTTCATATCTAGAAAAGCTAGAATCCAACTAAATTCTAAATCTAGATATTAGTATACTTGACTGCGTAGGTCATACCTTTTAATCTTGATGCAACACTGCCATTTGGCATAAACGGGTAGACAAGAAGGCGCTCATTTTCAGTCGAGCAAAATCCCCAAAGGCGTAAAAGGTTACGATGAACCGCCAAACTAATTGTTTCAACCTCCGTCTGAAATTGAATTTCGCCTCCAAAGGTATTACTGTCTATCAGTCTTTTAACAGCTACCGTCGTACCATCATTCAGTGTCGCTTTGTAAACAATTCCATATCCACCCTTGCCTAGTATATTTTTAGCATTAAAGTGGTCGGTGGCAGCACGAAGTTCCTTAAATGTGTATCTCCGTAAATGGCCTAAGCATACCTCTGGATCATAATGTTCTGCataagtttattaaattcaattctGTAAATAAAAGACTGGTACCCTTAGTGAgaataacaaaaagaaatacGATGAAATAGATAAGACACAAAGATGACTAACCATTAACATCAAAGAATATTTGTTGGTTTTTACGATATTTCCACCATAGGAGCAATGTGATAACTAGGATAATTAGAAATGCAGCACTTAAGCTTGTCCCGAGAGCAACAGCCAAATGGtgactttttttatttgctGACGGTTGGCCTAGTAAAAAAAAGGTTAGAAAAGAAACCTCTCCCACACATACTTTTATACAAATGGCAAGACATTTTAAAAGAATACAGATACATAAGACGGGACTTTTACGTATTGATATGGATTACCTGTGAAACCATCTGGTGGAAAAGAAAGAGGCTCCGGATATATATTTGAACAATTATTTGCAGAATTCTGCCCACAAAGTAAAGGGTTGCCTATGATTCTGAGGACAAAACAACAGAAACATCAGATAAAAGCAAAAAAGTGGGCATGACATGTTGTGTAACGGGTCATAATCGGTAAATCTATGTCCCGGTTAAAGGGGTCAGGTCTGACCCGACAATGCTTGTATAATTTGCTGACCCATTATTTTGCCTCATTTTACAGGCCAACCCTTTCTTTTTTGCTCCAACTTTTTAAATGGTTAGTGTATTATATacatttagaaaagaaaaaaaaaactaacaatctaatttatttataaagtagACCGGATGCCGGATGGCAATGACAAGATAGGATGAAGGAGATGAAAAACCCACCGAAACGTTCTTGCGGATAGTTTTGGCAAAGGACCACTGAGATTGTTATACGAGACATCTCTACATAAGCAAATGGCATACACATTAAGAGATTGTTATATTAAAGCCCATAAATCGGTATATAAACTTGACACGAGAAAAGTAACATACACAAGAGTGAGAGCTCCAACTTCCGACAAAGATTCAGGAACCGTGCCAGTAAGACTATTGTTGTTCAAACGCCTGTCTTGCTCAAAGAAAGTGTAATGGGTAAAATTTTCATAATGCATTTGTACTCGTATACTGAAATGAAGACTAAAACTTACAAAAAGTTAAGGTTCTTGAGATCCCCTAAAGAACTAGGCAGCTGACCACTGAATAGATTTCCTGACAGATCAAGCGTTTGAAGCTTCTGCAATTTCCCTATTGCATCCATAATCGTCCCAGAGATTGCGTTGTTCTGTAGCGTACTACACATTTGTATCAAATTATAAATTTCCAGAACTATGGGTCAAGTTCACACAAATGAAGAACAAGCTTAATTAACAACTTACATGGATTGCAAGTTACTAAGATTTCCTAGTGCTGGCGATAATTTCCCGGATAAGTTTTGACTAGGAAGCCCTCTGAGCAAGAAATAAAACCCATATATAAGTACATTTATACCAACAAAATTATGGCAAAAAACTCTGAAACCCACAAAATTCAAGAGATTATGATTTAGTGAAACTTACAAAGCCAAAACAGAGCGATCAGAGTTGCAAGTAACCATTCTCCAACTACAAGGATCTACAGAGGATAAATCCCAATTGTCCATAACATTTCTTGGGTCCTTTAGATCATCTTTTATAGACATTAAAGCTACAACTGCATCAATTAACCAAAATTTGTTTAGAAATATTATCAATACTCTGCTGTTTTTTTAGTCATTTTCCCTTGCATCATACTCTTTATGCCATCAAGAATGGTAGTTAAAATTAACTTTCTTTTATGTTTACTTGATTAGAAATTCATAGGCAGATAACTACATACATATAGATCAAGATCAAAAGATAAgtgattttaaattaatagtAATAAAGATTAGAGAGCATTAATGATATCAATTCATTGAAGACTTTAAAAAATAGAGCAACTAAACAATGCAACCAACCAAAGTGAAATTTGCCTAATTTGAGCAAGTAACTTCTCGAGTAAAAACGAACAAGATATAATGCATACAAAAATAGTTTATCAACAAAATACCCAAACTTGGCaacaaaataaatgaaaactaaCCTTCATAATTGACACCAGAAGGAGAAAGAGTTGCATATGCAACATTTAGCCATGTCCAAATACAAAAAGCTCCTAATACCAATATCTCACAACCACATAATCTCATCTCCATACTTCAAATAATCTTCAAAACTTGCACAAATATATCAAAGAACAAGAACACAAGTCATAACACATTTGTCAAATTAACTTTTTCACCGTATTAACATATGTATGCTTGTCTTCTCCAAATTCCAAAAGATAATGACAcccaactttttctttttctttttttgcaaATTCCACCTTTAATCTTGCTCAAAAAAGGAACAAATTCACAAAATGCTCTTGACCCACTTCATAAAATTCCCCTGTTAGAAATTCCCAGATGCTAAATTTGCTATTTTTGTgataaagattcaaactttttgTGTATAGATGCAAAAAGATTGATTCTTAGAAGAGTTTATCTACACAACGAATGGAGTTGGAGAGAGCAGGTATAAAAGAACACCTCACAATAAGATTGCCTTAGGGGGGAGGGGGGTGTTCACACAGGTACAACAAAGggaatttaaataaataaactactgATTATGATTCTAGTAACCAAGTTAGGCCCTActttcaatttatattttcaatcTTCGGcttatttaaaaaattgacaTAATCTTTATCTTTAGCTATTTTTAGAGGGAAATattcttttaactaattaacttAAAGGTCTTTCTAATTATAAGAACATGACATGTGACATGATCAACAAATGAGATCAGGTAAAAAAATTACTTGACTCCACATGTCAATTTCCCGATGTTTTAAAAAGATCTTTtagaaaattaatcattttctattttaaaaacgtctatagataaatatttttatttataaactacCAGAAATCTAACCGTACGATGTATAACAGTAAATGGTTTCTAAAATATTTAAAcctttaaagttttttttgtaaTCGACGAAAAGTGGTGACAGACAGCTTAATTGACCGACCACATAATACCATGATCTATGTTTTTGGTATAATATAAAGGGTTATTTgtgatgttaaaaaaataaaaagtttagttTGTTTCGAATGAACAAAtagtgttaaaataaataattttaccaTGTAAAAAgtgattataaaagttttaaaaattaagacacatattttcatataattcATAGATTTAAcatagtatatatttttaaaagtattatacatatatatatattcaataattcattttatcaaataatgttaattttaatagtttaatgttataaataaaataagtcataaagcaaaacaaaatatatcatAGCGAATACTATATAATATTGACCGTCCTAGTTGAATATCGCCACGTTATGGAAacatattattttcttatataatatACGGAAAATGATACATAGTGGTTAAAAGTCAGTCTAATAATCTTTTCGATAACTTGTTTATGGTAattcatatattaaataaagtttaaaaaaaaaaaaaagttacacatATCATATAACCAatttgttaaaaagtttattacaAAAGGTTACAAtgatttatttaaagttatatatcaaataataatataatataatatatactatgaAAAGAATCAAATAATTGTTCGGGGAAAAACAAAGACATTTGCTTTTTATTCAGTGATTGGACTGAAGGATGTATGTATGTCtctgtgtgtatatgtatatgtgtgtgagagagaaaacaaaaaagtaagaatttaaaaagaaaaagcttTTCTTTGCAGGTAAAATTTTGGCAGATCACGTGCCTGGATTTGTCTCGGGCTTTGTTGGTATTTTGCCTTTTTCTAACAAAAGCTACAAAAGTTTCCCTTAGAAAGAgttttcaaaaatgattttgtttggtATAACATACCGTGTCCATAATTTTTCTGTAagtaatgatatattttttaaaaatttcttataaCTATAACAGGCCTGGAAAAGGAGGTAAGGTCTCGCTTTCCTTGTCCACTCAAATGTACGGCATCTGCCATGTTTAGGCCCCTTCTTCCCTTCCCTAATAAAAGAGTCCACTGCCTACTTTAGTAGTCTCAAATAAGGCGTGCCCCTTTCTTTAGTAGGTGATTCACTACCGAAGCTAAGAAAATGTTGGATCAAGAAAATTATGATATTTGTTAAAATTAATAGTTGaaattatgttaaaaagttaataaacacATGTCatgatttgaaaatttttaaatgatttgtaaaaaattaatcattttccgagaaaaaattaatttacataaactttaatatatccttccttttttaattataaaacagGATTTAAAAAGgattctttatttatatttttaataaggtGATAAAATGGAATATGTGGAAGAAAACGAGGAGTTAAAGGACAAAACATTCTGTTGTCAATTTGTCGATGCCTCACGCCTTTTTggaatatttatcattattatatttatattgatattttataacgttataatatataatatttatattctaTAGGTTTTTTATTTCGTTATATTGGCCCAAAACTAATTACGACTCCCACAACAGCAAAGGTATTTTTGTTCCTCGATTATTCTCCACTTTCtgtaaagataataataatatagaataTTATTTAATCTTGATCAATAATAAATAATCCATGTCTTCcaagtttaataaatttaggGTGTAAATCAGTGCATAACAAACATcatatttttatgtaaaatgtcaattttgtttaaataacATCTTCACTTTTGTTAATATCTGCATACCCGGCCCACATCTACAATTGTATAGTAGTAAAATTGATTCTGGTTAATTTAAAATGGATTATACTTCTTCACGAAATGATATATCAAAATAAGTGATGGATTTGTTAAATTTGGTCTTTATATTTGATGGATTTGAcgattttttcatatatattgttggaaaatgctaaatgaaacTCTTaaggcttcacttaacgtgcataaaaatgttttacagtttcatatcaaaagtccatccctgatttttatggtaactgtacaactaattaatgcaccttaacaaaaGCCCGTAGAGCTTTGTTTAAGGGCTTTCGTTTAGCAAAGACCATTGTTTCActcattttaaaaaacaaataatttgtTGATTAATTTAGTATGgaaaacccttttttttcattaataaatttatttgacTTAAAAGATTTAGAGATATTACTTGTCATCAAGAACTTAGATTCGTTGTTCAGAAAATAACTAGAGGATTCTACTCCATATATCGGTGGAAAAAACCTACATAAGAGATGACATGGGAGACACATATTGATAAAACGACCACCACCAtaatcatctccgaccaccaccatgatcctccggcgacgacaACCATCtctggcgagacttacacatgtgtaatttaagtacaattttttttaggtagatcactcatcaccggtcaccccctatgacctatcaccctcaatgacctatcacctccaccagctttggtttatgaatattcTTAAGGGTGAAGTCTGCTccgaattataatttttattcaacttacacatgtgtaagttgtacttacttACACACGTGTAAGTCTCGCCcgagatgtcgccggagatgaatatggccggagatgtcgccgaagatgatcagtggtgattagatctgatgaaaatggacggtcTAGATAAAGTCCCTAAAAGTccttaaaataaggagtccctaatctaaCCTACCCCAAAGGCCATATAAGCATTTATATCACTTTGCAAATCAATCTTAATTTTACTTtacatatttcttttttttcttttgtgttacgcccgttttatatatataaagaaaacttcATTTAACTTATGATAGATAAATATGTATTCAGATGATACATATTTATTCGACAATGCcgaataataatttatatcaaaCGACACAAtggaaaaattagaaatttcggcatgacctcATCGTAATATCAACAATCCATAACTGATATTTTAATCCAAAGAACCTGTTTATAAAGAACCAAATTACTTGACATGACTCAGATTAACGACCACATTACCAATTTAAAGTAATCGACACATTAAATTCGTAAAATATGGGCTAGTAATGTAACAAGCATAATATACTCGACTGTAATTTAAAGATAACACATGTGTAAACCTTCTACAAGTGCTCATTCATGGCCATGGCTTCTCTGGACTCATCCTTTAAGGTTGTTCGCCACTAAACGCTAAATGCATAAGCACCTACAGCATTATAATTAAAGGAATAAGCACATCACTTAGTGAATATATAGAATGTAAACATATTAATCTTCTGCATTATATAAACtgcgtgtatatatattaacctTCTGCATTATATAAACTGTGTGTATATCGTACTGCGTTAGATAAACTGCCGATAGTCTGCAACTATAATCTGCTAGCTATTCAGTTTTATGGACCAGACTACATATATATAGCCAACCTCCATATAACCAACTCTGACTCTGCCTGCTAAAATAGATTCATTGTAACAAACtataagaaagtaaataatGCAGCTCTTTGCATCAAGGATTAACTGCTTCTACATCGTCAAACCACATATATCCATAAAATCTGCACGTTAGCCTGACGTATCCAAATTAACAATACACAATCACATAACACTTAAAAGCATGTGTGATTACACAACAAACACACTTGCACAACCAAAACATCTACATACACATAAC includes these proteins:
- the LOC122610073 gene encoding protein NSP-INTERACTING KINASE 3-like isoform X2, which translates into the protein MDAIGKLQKLQTLDLSGNLFSGQLPSSLGDLKNLNFLRLNNNSLTGTVPESLSEVGALTLVDVSYNNLSGPLPKLSARTFRIIGNPLLCGQNSANNCSNIYPEPLSFPPDGFTGQPSANKKSHHLAVALGTSLSAAFLIILVITLLLWWKYRKNQQIFFDVNEHYDPEVCLGHLRRYTFKELRAATDHFNAKNILGKGGYGIVYKATLNDGTTVAVKRLIDSNTFGGEIQFQTEVETISLAVHRNLLRLWGFCSTENERLLVYPFMPNGSVASRLKDNIQGRPVLDWLRRKSIALGTARGLLYLHEQCDPKIIHRDVKAANILLDEDFEAVVGDFGLAKLLDHRDSHVTTAVRGTVGHIAPEYLSTGQSSDKTDVFGFGILLLELITGQKALDFGRAANQKGIMLDWVKKLHLEGKLNLMVDKALQNEYDRVELQEMVQVALLCTQFSPGYRPKMSEVLRMLEGEGLVERWEASQSVETPRFQGLESIPQRYSDYIEETSLVAEAMELSGPR
- the LOC122610073 gene encoding protein NSP-INTERACTING KINASE 3-like isoform X1: MEMRLCGCEILVLGAFCIWTWLNVAYATLSPSGVNYEVVALMSIKDDLKDPRNVMDNWDLSSVDPCSWRMVTCNSDRSVLALGLPSQNLSGKLSPALGNLSNLQSITLQNNAISGTIMDAIGKLQKLQTLDLSGNLFSGQLPSSLGDLKNLNFLRLNNNSLTGTVPESLSEVGALTLVDVSYNNLSGPLPKLSARTFRIIGNPLLCGQNSANNCSNIYPEPLSFPPDGFTGQPSANKKSHHLAVALGTSLSAAFLIILVITLLLWWKYRKNQQIFFDVNEHYDPEVCLGHLRRYTFKELRAATDHFNAKNILGKGGYGIVYKATLNDGTTVAVKRLIDSNTFGGEIQFQTEVETISLAVHRNLLRLWGFCSTENERLLVYPFMPNGSVASRLKDNIQGRPVLDWLRRKSIALGTARGLLYLHEQCDPKIIHRDVKAANILLDEDFEAVVGDFGLAKLLDHRDSHVTTAVRGTVGHIAPEYLSTGQSSDKTDVFGFGILLLELITGQKALDFGRAANQKGIMLDWVKKLHLEGKLNLMVDKALQNEYDRVELQEMVQVALLCTQFSPGYRPKMSEVLRMLEGEGLVERWEASQSVETPRFQGLESIPQRYSDYIEETSLVAEAMELSGPR